A region of the Nocardia nova SH22a genome:
TGAACCGCAACGCTGTTCCGTTCGACCCGCGCCCGCCGATGGTCACCTCGGGGCTGCGGATCGGTACCGCCGCGCTGGCTACTCGTGGTTTCGGTGATGTCGAGTTCACCGAGGTCGCCGACATCATCGCCACCGCGCTGGCAGGCAACGCCGACCTGGACTCGCTGCGCGCCCGGGTCTCCAAGCTGGCTCAGGACTTCCCGCTCTACGAGGGCCTCGAGGACTGGAAACTGCTCGGCTGAGCCTCGGATTCGCGCTGCCGTAACCAGCCGACCAGGGACTCCCCGGCGTCGAGCACATGACGTTCCGCCAAGGCGCGAGCGCCCTCGGCGTCGTGGGCGGCCAGGGTGTCCAGCAATTGGGTGTGCTCGTGCAGGGCGTGTTCCTCGTGATCCGGGAACATCCGCAGGAAATTCGACGGGACCACCCGCGCCGCGAGCTTGATCTGGGCCAGTAACCGGGGCGAGTGCGCGGCGCGGTGGATCTCCTGGTGGAAGTGCCAATTGGCCTCGCCGATGCGATCGTCTCCGGCCAGCCGCTCCACCTCGGCCGCCAGCGCGCGCAGCTTCTCCAGTTCCTCGGCCGTGGCACGCTGCGCCGCCCACGCGGCGGCCTGACCGGTCAGCACGCCGAGCAGCGTGAAACTGTCGCTGATATCGGCGGCGCCGATGCCCAGCACGGTGATCCCGCTGCGGGGCGCGACCCGGACGAGTCCTTCGAACGACAACTCCAGCAACGCTTCTCGCACCGGCGTGCGACTGGTCGCGAACT
Encoded here:
- a CDS encoding GntR family transcriptional regulator, with the translated sequence MAGVDISGTVRERAARELRDRILTGVLPAGARIDLDAITEEFATSRTPVREALLELSFEGLVRVAPRSGITVLGIGAADISDSFTLLGVLTGQAAAWAAQRATAEELEKLRALAAEVERLAGDDRIGEANWHFHQEIHRAAHSPRLLAQIKLAARVVPSNFLRMFPDHEEHALHEHTQLLDTLAAHDAEGARALAERHVLDAGESLVGWLRQRESEAQPSSFQSSRPS